A stretch of Thermoanaerobaculales bacterium DNA encodes these proteins:
- a CDS encoding sigma-54 dependent transcriptional regulator: protein MTVLGRRLLIVEDEPLLRITISDALRKEGWAVDVAEDGVKGVALFEQHLHELVLADLVMPRLGGMDLLRRIKALQPETTVVIITAHGTVDRAVEAMREGAADFISKPFSVAQLILRLNSVCSARLLLEQNVRLQEQLEQRHSFASIIGKSKPMQEVFELIQLVADSDASVLVHGESGTGKEMVAAAVHFNSRRRAKPYVRVSCASLPESLIESELFGYERGAFTGASERRIGRFEAASGGTLFLDEIGELPLAFQVKLLRALQERMIERIGSNRPIDVDVRIVSASQRPLEDEIRGGRFREDLFFRIQTVVIHLPPLRDRTEDIPLLVQSFLREFADARQRQIEGATDEVMELFEDHPWPGNVRELRNVIERAVLFCKGDRITVDHLPAALRGGDRDRAPRPSVPVQPLHQAVETAEAEAIRAALAATQGRRAEAAELLGISRKTLWEKIRLYGLGAE, encoded by the coding sequence ATGACGGTCCTCGGCCGGCGACTGCTGATCGTCGAGGACGAGCCGCTGCTGCGGATCACCATCTCCGACGCGTTGCGCAAGGAGGGCTGGGCGGTCGATGTCGCCGAGGACGGCGTCAAGGGCGTCGCGCTGTTCGAGCAGCACCTGCACGAGCTGGTGCTCGCGGATCTGGTGATGCCGCGGCTCGGCGGCATGGACCTCCTCAGGCGCATCAAGGCCCTGCAGCCGGAGACCACGGTGGTGATCATCACCGCCCACGGCACCGTCGACCGCGCGGTCGAGGCGATGCGCGAGGGCGCCGCGGACTTCATCTCCAAGCCGTTCTCGGTGGCCCAGCTGATCCTGCGCCTCAACAGTGTCTGCTCGGCGCGCCTGCTGCTCGAGCAGAACGTGAGGCTCCAGGAGCAGCTCGAGCAGCGCCACTCCTTCGCCAGCATCATCGGCAAGTCCAAGCCGATGCAGGAGGTGTTCGAACTGATCCAGCTGGTCGCGGACTCCGACGCCTCGGTGCTGGTGCACGGCGAGAGCGGAACCGGCAAGGAGATGGTCGCCGCCGCCGTCCACTTCAACTCACGCCGGCGCGCCAAGCCGTACGTGCGGGTCAGCTGCGCCTCGCTGCCGGAGTCGCTGATCGAGTCGGAGCTCTTCGGCTACGAGCGGGGCGCCTTCACCGGGGCGAGCGAGCGCCGGATCGGGCGCTTCGAGGCGGCGAGCGGCGGCACGCTGTTCCTGGACGAGATCGGCGAGCTGCCCCTGGCCTTCCAGGTCAAGCTGCTGCGCGCCCTCCAGGAGCGCATGATCGAGCGCATCGGCTCGAACCGTCCGATCGACGTCGATGTCCGCATCGTGTCCGCCTCGCAGCGCCCGCTCGAGGACGAGATCCGCGGCGGCCGCTTCCGGGAGGACCTCTTCTTCCGCATCCAGACGGTGGTCATCCACCTGCCGCCGCTGCGCGACCGCACGGAGGACATCCCGCTGCTCGTCCAGTCCTTCCTGCGCGAGTTCGCTGACGCGCGCCAGCGCCAGATCGAGGGCGCCACCGACGAGGTCATGGAGCTGTTCGAGGACCATCCCTGGCCGGGGAACGTGCGCGAGCTGCGCAACGTGATCGAGCGGGCGGTGCTGTTCTGCAAGGGCGACCGGATCACGGTCGACCATCTGCCGGCCGCCCTGCGAGGCGGCGATCGCGATCGCGCGCCGCGGCCGTCGGTGCCGGTGCAGCCGCTCCACCAGGCGGTGGAGACGGCCGAGGCGGAGGCCATCCGCGCCGCCCTCGCCGCCACCCAGGGCCGCCGCGCCGAGGCCGCCGAGCTGCTCGGAATCAGCCGCAAGACGCTGTGGGAGAAGATCCGGCTCTACGGCCTCGGCGCCGAGTGA
- a CDS encoding response regulator — MSDNNGTVLAVDDDPGALEALAEALSTLQFRVWGATDGGSALALAQRHQPDVILLDVMMPGMDGYEICARLKQDPETRLIPVVFLTGHGTREARLHGLEAGATDFLSKPCDLVELEVRVRNLVEFRRLTLELDSAEQMVFSIARTVEARDPDTSDHCERLAGLGVRLGQKLGLGEGELKALRRGGYLHDLGKVGIPDAVLLKPGPLDAGEWDIMRRHVEIGVEICSPLRSLRPVLPLIRHHHERFDGSGYPDGLTGGEIPLLARIFQVVDVYDALTNDRCYRKALDRHTALGVMTDETNRGFWDPEIFETFVLMEEGARSDRMAGAACG; from the coding sequence ATGTCGGACAACAACGGCACCGTGCTCGCGGTGGACGATGACCCGGGCGCACTCGAGGCGCTCGCGGAGGCGCTGAGCACGCTCCAGTTCCGGGTCTGGGGAGCGACCGACGGCGGCTCGGCGCTCGCCCTCGCGCAGCGCCACCAGCCGGACGTCATCCTGCTCGACGTGATGATGCCGGGGATGGACGGCTACGAGATCTGCGCGCGCCTCAAGCAGGACCCGGAGACGCGCCTGATACCGGTCGTCTTTCTGACCGGGCACGGCACGCGCGAGGCCCGCCTGCACGGCCTCGAGGCCGGGGCCACCGACTTCCTGAGCAAGCCCTGCGACCTGGTCGAGCTCGAGGTCCGGGTCCGCAATCTGGTCGAGTTCCGGCGGCTGACCCTCGAGCTCGACTCGGCCGAGCAGATGGTGTTCTCGATCGCCCGCACGGTCGAGGCGCGCGACCCCGACACCTCGGACCACTGCGAGCGCCTGGCCGGGCTTGGCGTCCGCCTCGGCCAGAAGCTCGGGCTCGGCGAGGGCGAGCTGAAGGCGTTGCGGCGGGGCGGCTACCTCCACGACCTCGGCAAGGTCGGCATCCCGGACGCGGTGCTGCTCAAGCCCGGCCCGCTCGACGCCGGGGAGTGGGACATCATGAGGCGCCACGTCGAGATCGGGGTCGAGATCTGCTCGCCGCTGCGGTCGCTGCGGCCGGTGCTGCCGCTGATCCGCCACCACCACGAGCGCTTCGACGGCTCCGGCTACCCGGATGGCCTGACCGGCGGCGAGATTCCGCTGCTCGCCCGGATCTTCCAGGTGGTCGACGTCTACGATGCGCTCACCAACGATCGGTGCTATCGCAAGGCGCTCGACCGCCACACCGCGCTCGGGGTCATGACCGACGAGACCAACCGCGGCTTCTGGGATCCGGAGATCTTCGAGACCTTCGTCCTGATGGAAGAAGGCGCGCGCAGCGACCGCATGGCCGGCGCCGCCTGCGGCTAG
- a CDS encoding aspartate ammonia-lyase, with the protein MNATAETLRRYEIFDDQPPEALDRLATLAVRRRLPAGAELFRAGQPRSACYLIVGGHLELRTDDGDASRAVVALGPGEVAGEAALLEPGIHAATARASDELEVLELDAEAVRASLSGDAPTAMRLFARIARVIVRRLQYTVARRAGWDLVYRAGATRTEHDLLGERKVPADARYGIQTLRAVENFPITGIRLAHFPHLVRALAMVKQAAARANHTLGLLPDNLAAAIDRACQEVIDGHWHGHFVVDVIQGGAGTSTNMNANEVIANRALELMGRPLGDYEHCHPNNHLNLSQSTNDVYPTAVRVALILRMAELLGALRELERALRFKAAEFSDALKMGRTQLQDAVPMTLGQEFEAYAVTTAEDIARLEETARLFLEINLGGTAIGTGINADPRYPALAIAELARISGLSLVAAPNLVEATPDTGAFVMFSGVLKRVAVKLSKMCNDLRLLSSGPRCGLGEINLPAMQPGSSIMPGKVNPVIPEVVNQIAFQVIGNDLTITLAAEAGQLQLNVMEPVITFALFESLDMLAAGVRTLSERCIAGIAANRERMNAMVEGSIGLVTALVPVLGYERASAIAKEALASGRGVREIVRAAGDLDDAELDRLLSPEAMTRPRPADAIGGSHGRGAKGPRV; encoded by the coding sequence ATGAACGCCACCGCCGAGACGCTGCGCCGCTACGAGATCTTTGACGACCAGCCGCCGGAGGCCCTCGACCGGCTGGCGACGCTCGCGGTGCGCCGGCGCCTGCCGGCCGGCGCCGAGCTGTTCCGCGCCGGGCAGCCTCGTAGCGCCTGCTACCTGATCGTCGGCGGCCACCTCGAGCTCCGCACCGATGATGGTGACGCGAGCCGCGCGGTGGTGGCGCTCGGGCCCGGCGAGGTCGCGGGCGAGGCAGCGCTGCTCGAGCCTGGCATCCACGCGGCAACGGCACGGGCCAGCGACGAGCTGGAGGTCCTCGAGCTCGATGCCGAGGCGGTCCGGGCGAGCCTCTCGGGCGACGCCCCGACCGCCATGCGGCTGTTCGCCCGGATCGCCCGGGTGATCGTGCGCCGCCTCCAGTACACCGTCGCCCGCCGCGCCGGCTGGGACCTGGTCTACCGCGCCGGGGCCACCCGCACCGAGCACGACCTGCTCGGCGAGCGCAAGGTGCCGGCCGACGCGCGCTACGGCATCCAGACCCTGCGCGCGGTCGAGAACTTCCCCATCACCGGCATCCGGCTCGCCCACTTCCCGCACCTGGTGCGGGCGCTCGCCATGGTCAAGCAGGCGGCGGCGCGCGCCAACCACACCCTCGGCCTGCTGCCCGACAATCTCGCCGCCGCCATCGACCGTGCCTGCCAGGAGGTGATCGACGGCCACTGGCACGGCCACTTCGTGGTCGACGTCATCCAGGGCGGCGCCGGCACCTCGACCAACATGAACGCCAACGAGGTCATCGCCAACCGCGCCCTGGAGCTGATGGGCCGTCCGCTCGGCGACTACGAGCACTGCCACCCCAACAACCACCTCAACCTCTCCCAGTCCACCAACGACGTCTATCCGACCGCGGTCCGGGTCGCCCTGATCCTGCGCATGGCCGAGCTCCTCGGGGCGCTGCGGGAGCTCGAACGGGCGCTTCGTTTCAAGGCCGCCGAGTTCAGCGACGCCCTCAAGATGGGCCGCACCCAGCTCCAGGACGCGGTGCCGATGACCCTCGGCCAGGAGTTCGAGGCCTACGCCGTGACCACCGCCGAGGACATCGCGCGCCTCGAGGAGACCGCGCGGCTGTTCCTCGAGATCAACCTCGGCGGCACCGCGATCGGCACCGGGATCAACGCCGACCCGCGCTACCCGGCGCTCGCGATCGCCGAGCTCGCCCGGATCTCCGGGCTCTCCCTGGTGGCCGCTCCCAACTTGGTCGAGGCGACGCCCGACACCGGCGCGTTCGTGATGTTCTCCGGCGTGCTGAAGCGGGTCGCGGTCAAGCTCTCCAAGATGTGCAACGACCTCCGCCTGCTGTCGTCAGGGCCGCGCTGCGGGCTCGGCGAGATCAACCTGCCGGCGATGCAGCCCGGCTCCTCGATCATGCCCGGCAAGGTCAACCCGGTGATCCCCGAGGTGGTCAACCAGATCGCCTTCCAGGTGATCGGCAACGACCTCACGATCACGCTCGCCGCCGAGGCCGGCCAGCTCCAGCTCAACGTGATGGAGCCGGTGATCACCTTCGCGCTCTTCGAGTCGCTCGACATGCTCGCCGCCGGCGTCCGCACGCTGAGCGAGCGCTGCATCGCCGGCATCGCCGCCAACCGCGAGCGGATGAACGCCATGGTCGAGGGCTCGATCGGACTGGTCACCGCGCTGGTTCCGGTGCTCGGCTACGAGCGCGCGTCGGCGATCGCCAAGGAGGCGCTGGCGAGCGGCCGTGGGGTGCGCGAGATCGTGCGCGCCGCGGGCGACCTCGACGACGCCGAGCTCGACCGGCTGCTGTCGCCGGAGGCGATGACCAGGCCGCGGCCGGCGGATGCCATCGGCGGCAGCCACGGTCGAGGGGCCAAGGGCCCAAGGGTTTGA
- a CDS encoding 4a-hydroxytetrahydrobiopterin dehydratase, with protein MCDNELVMKACRPLPAGTPPLSGHDLEHLLGHAEGWTIASGQLTKTFQFEDHYQVMAFVNAVAWISHREDHHPELTVGYSTCIVRYATHSIGGLSENDFICAAKVDHLVES; from the coding sequence ATGTGCGACAACGAGCTTGTCATGAAGGCCTGTCGGCCTCTCCCGGCCGGCACCCCGCCGCTTTCCGGCCATGACCTCGAGCACCTGCTCGGCCATGCCGAGGGCTGGACGATTGCCTCCGGCCAGCTGACCAAGACGTTCCAGTTCGAGGATCACTACCAGGTCATGGCCTTCGTCAACGCCGTGGCCTGGATCTCGCACCGCGAGGACCACCACCCGGAGCTGACGGTCGGCTACTCGACCTGCATCGTCCGCTACGCGACCCACTCGATCGGCGGCCTGTCGGAGAACGACTTCATCTGCGCCGCCAAGGTCGACCACTTGGTCGAGAGCTGA
- the rfbC gene encoding dTDP-4-dehydrorhamnose 3,5-epimerase, which produces MRRTDTSLPGVVILEPRVHEDHRGFFMESYNQRAFEGLGIRHRFVQDNHSRSLRGVLRGLHYQLRQPQAKLVRVTRGRVFDVAVDVRRGSPHFGCWAGAELTEDNRRMLFAPEGFAHGFLVLSDIAEFQYKCSDFYDPTDERGIAWNDPAIAISWPLAGIEPILSGRDLGWSTLDRMNDADLPRFTP; this is translated from the coding sequence GTGCGTCGGACTGACACCTCGCTGCCGGGCGTCGTGATCCTCGAGCCGCGAGTCCACGAGGACCACCGCGGCTTCTTCATGGAGTCCTACAACCAGCGCGCCTTCGAGGGGCTCGGCATCCGCCACCGCTTCGTCCAGGACAACCACTCGCGGTCGCTGCGCGGCGTGCTGCGCGGCCTCCACTACCAGCTCCGGCAGCCCCAGGCCAAGCTGGTGCGGGTGACCCGCGGCCGCGTCTTCGACGTCGCGGTCGACGTCCGGCGCGGCAGCCCGCACTTCGGCTGCTGGGCCGGCGCCGAGCTGACCGAGGACAACCGGCGGATGCTGTTCGCGCCGGAGGGGTTCGCGCACGGCTTCCTGGTGCTGAGCGACATCGCCGAGTTCCAGTACAAGTGCAGCGACTTCTACGATCCCACCGACGAGCGCGGGATCGCGTGGAACGATCCGGCGATCGCCATTTCCTGGCCGCTCGCCGGGATCGAGCCGATCCTGTCCGGCCGCGATCTCGGCTGGAGTACGCTGGACCGGATGAACGACGCCGACCTCCCCCGCTTCACGCCATGA
- the rfbA gene encoding glucose-1-phosphate thymidylyltransferase RfbA: MKGIVLAGGAGTRLHPVTRVVSKQLLPVYDKPMIYYPLSLLMLAGIREALIISTPRDLPAYRELLGDGGPIGMRFDYCVQPRPEGLAQAFVLGREFLGGSPACLVLGDNILHGHGLSGLLRRCAGLEQGALVFGYWVRDPQRYGVVELGPNGRALSLEEKPQRPKSHYAVPGLYFYGPDVCEVAAGLRPSARGELEITDLNRVYLERGSLRVELLGRGFAWLDAGTHRSLIEASNFIQAIEERQGLKIGCLEEIAWRSGWITTDAVRAAADQAGGSSYGGYLSDILRDDGAGGASD; encoded by the coding sequence ATGAAGGGCATCGTCCTCGCGGGCGGAGCGGGCACCCGGCTGCACCCCGTCACCAGGGTGGTCAGCAAGCAGCTCCTGCCGGTCTACGACAAGCCGATGATCTACTACCCGCTCAGCCTGCTCATGCTGGCGGGCATCCGCGAGGCACTAATCATCTCCACGCCCCGCGACCTGCCCGCCTACCGCGAGCTCCTGGGCGACGGCGGGCCGATCGGGATGCGCTTCGACTACTGCGTCCAGCCGCGTCCCGAGGGCCTCGCGCAGGCGTTCGTGCTCGGCCGCGAGTTCCTCGGCGGCTCGCCGGCGTGCTTGGTGCTTGGCGACAACATCCTTCACGGCCACGGGCTGTCCGGGCTGCTGCGCAGGTGCGCCGGGCTCGAGCAGGGCGCCCTGGTGTTCGGCTACTGGGTGCGCGACCCCCAGCGCTACGGGGTCGTCGAGCTGGGGCCGAACGGCCGCGCGCTGAGCCTCGAGGAAAAGCCGCAGCGGCCAAAGAGCCACTACGCGGTACCCGGGCTCTACTTCTACGGCCCGGACGTCTGCGAGGTCGCCGCCGGGCTGCGCCCGAGCGCCCGCGGCGAGCTCGAGATCACCGACCTCAACCGGGTCTATCTCGAGCGCGGCAGCCTGCGGGTCGAGCTGCTCGGCCGGGGCTTCGCGTGGCTGGACGCCGGCACCCACCGCAGCCTGATCGAGGCCTCGAACTTCATCCAGGCGATCGAGGAGCGGCAGGGGCTGAAGATCGGCTGCCTGGAGGAGATCGCGTGGCGCAGCGGCTGGATCACCACCGACGCGGTCCGGGCCGCGGCCGATCAGGCCGGAGGCTCGAGCTACGGCGGCTACCTGTCCGACATCCTGCGCGACGACGGGGCGGGCGGTGCGTCGGACTGA
- a CDS encoding zinc ABC transporter substrate-binding protein — MTRLPALAMVAVAAVGAGCGAGRAVPESGPIKVVATTTIVADLVARIGGEDVALQALMGPGVDPHLYKPSAGDVWRLSSARAVFSSGLHLEGKMGEVFAEMSRRGVTTVAVADCIPESRLIRSEGFAGVHDPHVWFDVSLWSHAAECVRDALAGLDPEHADAYRGRAEDYLGELAALDRWVREQAAAVPEERRVLVTAHDAFSYFARAYGFEVRGLMGVSTAAEAAAADVQQLAELIAERQIPAVFVESSVPPRFIKALCEAVAARGFEVAIGGSLYSDALGDAGGPAATYPGMVRSNVATITGALAGKKGG; from the coding sequence ATGACGCGCCTGCCGGCTCTGGCGATGGTGGCGGTCGCGGCCGTCGGTGCCGGGTGCGGCGCCGGCAGGGCGGTGCCCGAGTCGGGGCCGATCAAGGTGGTGGCGACCACGACCATCGTGGCCGACCTGGTTGCGCGGATCGGTGGCGAGGACGTCGCCCTGCAGGCGCTGATGGGGCCCGGGGTCGATCCCCACCTCTACAAGCCGAGCGCCGGCGACGTCTGGCGTCTGTCGTCGGCGCGGGCGGTCTTCTCCAGCGGGCTCCACCTCGAGGGCAAGATGGGCGAAGTGTTCGCCGAGATGAGCCGGCGGGGCGTGACCACGGTGGCGGTCGCCGACTGCATTCCCGAGTCGAGGTTGATCAGGTCCGAGGGGTTTGCCGGGGTGCACGACCCCCACGTGTGGTTCGATGTCTCGCTGTGGAGCCACGCCGCGGAGTGCGTGCGGGACGCGCTCGCCGGCCTCGACCCGGAGCACGCCGACGCCTACCGGGGCCGGGCGGAGGACTACCTCGGGGAGCTGGCGGCGCTCGACCGCTGGGTGCGGGAGCAGGCCGCGGCGGTGCCGGAGGAGCGGCGGGTGCTGGTGACGGCGCACGACGCCTTCTCCTACTTCGCTCGCGCTTACGGCTTCGAGGTGCGGGGCCTGATGGGCGTGAGCACTGCCGCCGAGGCGGCGGCCGCCGACGTCCAGCAGCTCGCCGAGCTGATCGCCGAGCGGCAGATTCCGGCGGTCTTCGTCGAGTCCTCGGTGCCGCCGCGCTTCATCAAGGCGCTGTGCGAGGCGGTGGCCGCCCGCGGCTTCGAGGTGGCGATCGGCGGCAGCCTCTACTCCGACGCCCTCGGCGACGCCGGCGGCCCGGCCGCGACCTACCCCGGCATGGTGCGGTCCAACGTCGCGACCATCACCGGCGCCCTGGCCGGGAAGAAGGGAGGCTGA
- a CDS encoding metal-dependent transcriptional regulator: MSGERSTLGLTAPQEDYLKQIFLLGERGDSVGTQTLAVRLGVRPASVTGMVQRLAELGLVDHRRYRGVSLTESGRRVALEMLRHHRLLETYLAETLGYGWGEIHDEAERLEHVISERFEERIAEALGHPTRDPHGDPIPDARLCLPEDGAGRCLGEGRAVGAVVVLRVGSQDPDSLAALERLGLVPGARLEVLEHSPAGVRVAAGEARFLVPCDLAAQVWLEGGDR; the protein is encoded by the coding sequence ATGAGTGGTGAGCGATCAACTCTCGGACTGACCGCGCCCCAGGAGGACTACCTCAAGCAGATCTTTCTGCTCGGCGAGCGGGGCGACAGCGTCGGCACTCAGACTCTCGCGGTGCGGCTGGGGGTCCGGCCGGCATCGGTGACGGGCATGGTGCAGCGGTTGGCCGAGCTCGGGCTGGTCGATCACCGCCGGTACCGCGGCGTCAGCCTGACCGAGTCCGGGCGCCGGGTCGCGCTCGAGATGCTGCGCCACCACCGGCTGCTCGAGACCTACCTCGCCGAGACCCTCGGCTACGGGTGGGGCGAAATCCACGACGAGGCCGAGCGCCTCGAGCACGTGATCTCCGAGCGCTTCGAGGAGCGGATCGCCGAGGCCCTCGGCCACCCCACCCGCGACCCCCACGGCGACCCGATCCCGGACGCCCGGCTCTGCCTGCCCGAGGACGGCGCCGGCCGCTGCCTCGGGGAGGGCCGCGCAGTCGGCGCCGTGGTCGTGCTGAGGGTCGGCTCGCAGGACCCGGACAGCCTGGCAGCGCTGGAGCGCCTGGGGCTGGTGCCGGGCGCCCGGCTCGAGGTGCTCGAGCACTCGCCGGCCGGGGTCCGGGTCGCCGCCGGCGAAGCGCGCTTCCTGGTGCCCTGCGACCTCGCGGCCCAGGTCTGGCTGGAGGGCGGCGACCGATGA
- the rfbB gene encoding dTDP-glucose 4,6-dehydratase, which produces MSAAAHTPRSVLVTGGAGFIGCNFVRHLLASDSVLRVVNLDALTYAGHPASLRGVAERWSGRYAFVHGDIRDAPTVRRLFAEHAIDTVVHFAAESHVDRSIDAPLDFIDTNVRGTAVLLEAARAAWIGRDDVRFHHVSTDEVFGSLGPDGLFSEDTPYDPSSPYSASKAAADHLARAWHRTYGLPVTLSNCSNNYGPFQFPEKLIPLMIGNAVAGKPLPVYGDGGNVRDWLYVADHCAAIERVVRHGRTGRTYNVGGRTERTNLEVVHLLCDIVDELQPRPDGSSRRDLVTFVTDRPGHDRRYAIDSRRIVEELAWRPAHSFEQGLRDTVAWYLEHRDWCDEVTRDRYDGHRLGLGGS; this is translated from the coding sequence ATGAGCGCTGCGGCCCACACTCCGCGGTCGGTGCTGGTCACCGGCGGCGCCGGCTTCATCGGCTGCAACTTCGTGCGCCACCTCCTGGCGAGTGACAGCGTTCTACGAGTCGTCAACCTCGATGCCCTGACCTACGCCGGCCATCCGGCGAGCCTGCGCGGCGTGGCCGAGCGCTGGAGCGGCCGCTACGCCTTCGTGCACGGCGACATCCGGGACGCGCCGACGGTGCGGCGGCTGTTCGCCGAGCACGCCATCGACACCGTGGTCCACTTCGCCGCCGAGAGCCACGTCGACCGCTCGATCGACGCGCCGCTCGACTTCATCGACACCAACGTCCGCGGCACCGCGGTGCTGCTCGAGGCGGCCCGCGCCGCCTGGATCGGGCGCGACGACGTCCGCTTCCACCACGTTTCGACCGACGAGGTCTTCGGCTCGCTCGGGCCGGACGGGCTGTTCAGCGAGGACACGCCCTACGACCCGTCGAGCCCGTACTCGGCCTCCAAGGCGGCGGCTGACCACCTGGCGCGCGCCTGGCACCGCACCTACGGCCTGCCGGTGACGCTCTCCAACTGCTCGAACAACTACGGCCCCTTCCAGTTCCCCGAGAAGCTGATCCCGCTGATGATCGGCAACGCCGTGGCCGGCAAGCCGCTGCCGGTCTACGGCGACGGCGGCAACGTGCGGGACTGGCTGTACGTGGCCGACCACTGCGCGGCGATCGAGCGGGTCGTCCGCCATGGCCGCACCGGCCGCACCTACAACGTCGGCGGCCGCACCGAGCGCACCAACCTCGAGGTCGTCCACCTGCTGTGCGACATCGTCGACGAGCTGCAGCCGCGGCCCGACGGGAGCAGCCGCCGCGACCTGGTGACCTTCGTGACCGACCGGCCGGGACACGACCGGCGCTACGCCATCGACTCCCGGCGGATCGTGGAGGAGTTGGCCTGGCGGCCCGCTCACTCCTTCGAGCAGGGCCTGCGCGACACCGTGGCCTGGTACCTCGAGCACCGCGACTGGTGCGACGAGGTTACCCGCGACCGCTACGACGGCCACCGTCTCGGCCTCGGCGGGAGCTGA
- a CDS encoding metal ABC transporter ATP-binding protein, with protein sequence MRSNAAQARSAVPANAIEVEDLTVAYADQPVLWDVDLAVPAGVKLAIVGPNGAGKSTLVKAAMGLVTPVAGSIRIFGRPRQRVRGEIAYVPQRTSLEWDFPTDVLDVVTMGTYGRLGWLRRVGERQREEAREALRTVGMEAYERRPIAQLSGGQQQRVLLARALVQRAEIYMLDEPFQGVDAPTERTIAAVLDSLAEAGKTIMVVHHDLQTVARYFDQVLLLNVRAIAAGPVAEVFTEDNLRMTFGGRVGVLVRGEAAGG encoded by the coding sequence GTGCGATCGAACGCTGCCCAGGCCCGATCGGCCGTGCCGGCGAACGCGATCGAGGTCGAGGACCTCACCGTCGCCTACGCCGACCAGCCGGTGCTGTGGGACGTCGACCTCGCGGTGCCGGCCGGCGTCAAGCTGGCCATCGTCGGCCCCAACGGCGCCGGCAAGAGCACCCTGGTCAAGGCCGCGATGGGGCTGGTGACGCCGGTCGCCGGCTCGATCCGGATCTTCGGCCGGCCGCGGCAGCGGGTCCGCGGCGAGATCGCCTACGTTCCGCAGCGGACGAGCCTCGAGTGGGACTTCCCAACCGACGTCCTGGACGTGGTTACGATGGGCACCTACGGCCGCCTCGGCTGGCTGCGCCGGGTCGGGGAGCGGCAGCGCGAGGAGGCCCGCGAGGCGCTGCGCACGGTCGGCATGGAGGCGTACGAGCGGCGGCCGATCGCGCAGCTGTCGGGCGGCCAGCAGCAGCGGGTGCTGCTCGCGCGGGCGCTGGTCCAGCGGGCGGAGATCTACATGCTCGACGAGCCCTTCCAGGGGGTCGACGCTCCGACCGAGCGCACGATCGCCGCGGTGCTCGACTCCCTCGCCGAGGCCGGCAAGACGATCATGGTCGTGCACCACGACCTGCAGACGGTCGCCCGGTACTTCGACCAGGTGCTGCTGCTCAATGTGCGCGCGATCGCCGCCGGCCCGGTGGCCGAGGTCTTCACCGAGGACAACCTGAGGATGACCTTCGGCGGGCGGGTCGGCGTGCTGGTCCGCGGTGAAGCCGCCGGAGGCTGA